The genomic region TACAAAAAGGATTTTGAAGGTGGAATCTCTGACAATCAAAACCgtttaattaaatattccttTTGCATTTGCTCTCGTGTTATCTTTTATGATTAAATTACGTCTTCCGTCAAGTAAACTGATAAATACTTTTCTGTGAAGAAAAGTAATTCATCTCAGCATAATGTTATTCGCCATTTTTGGTTCGtttaaaaaaaaccataaaacgcactgttgcttttgttttcaacaaaatattttgtactaatgaattgaaaatttattttcattctgcaataaaagaaatgaactaaatattttatggatAACATTGATTAGAAttgagcacagagctacacaatgggctgtctgtgctctgtccaccacggacgtcgaaactcggtttctagcggtgtaagtccgcagacatatcgctgtgccactgttgGGTATTTAACGGATAAGAccatgatatattataaatatttggttaatTTTATAGCTTGGTTTCACTTTTACAGCATAACGAATTGATTTTTTTGCCTATATACTTAGTTAGctcctttgtttattttgtttgaattcaCGCACAAagacataatgggctatctgcgatctgctcaccataggtatcaaaacccagttccTAGCGTTAttcgtccgcagacatacagctctTTCACTGGTGGGCTtgtgaagtaatttatttatttatatacaaatgagTTTTTGATACACCTAAATTATGACATATATTATATAGGCTTTGTTGATATGCTCTTGTACGAAAtacgtaaaatattattatttttgttaatctaCATTTTTGTAATCCTTCAATAATTACTTAATCTGAAGAATATTTTAAGTGAAAGCTCATTAGAAGTAATTCACATCGTAAACAAAAATTTAGCAGTTGTAATCCtcttcaaaacattttgtttaaacaaaaaaccTCTAACAATTACACAATGTTTATTCTTGGCCTTTTACAAATAAGTATGTAAAATTTGCTAGAatattttcattgaatatttatCGATACTTATGAGGATTAAACATGCACATACTTCGCATATATTTCTACGCCCACTATTTGTCTACTTATCTTATATACTCCTGTATTTTTATTCAGTAAGCTTTCATTGAAGAAGTGTTGGAAGTGGTACACGTTTAGAAAGTTTCGACATAGTTACAGTGGACAGTGTATATTAGCATAAAATCCTGTAATAAGGACCATACGgattaatttactatttttttacgCATGgtataaattttagtttatttaaattacagtAACGAGCAATCCACGCGTCTTGTACTTAACTTAATGAAAATGTATGCTAAGATGAAATGATAGCTCCTccaacgagtgtgtgtgtttttatatagcaaagccacatcgagctatcatctgagcctaccgaggggaatcaaacctctgattttagcgttgtaaattcgtagacttaccgctgcactagcagAGGAGCCTCCAAAGAGATCTACGTAAATATGTTCAGGACATAATTGTGTTGGTTATTTAAAACTTTTCGCCCCAAGTACAGCTTATCAAATTTAGAATTGATAGACTGGAGAGAGTGCAGCTTGTTAACAACATCAACTACTAAATTTTGAGTTACTCTTGTCTGATCAAATAGTTCTTTTAAGGCGTAAAACTGTGGAGTGTGATTTTGTGGAAACAAAATACCAAACATGAATATAGTACTCAAAGTCAGAGAGCACTAATGCGGGGCCACGCCTGGCCCagaatataataaagtaaacagaAATATCACCAACACTATAAATGTGTTTAAGATAAACAGGAAAGCCTTTAATAaagtcaaaaaattaaaaaaaatcatacattttgaattaaaaatcaaaacataagaAAAACGAAACTTTTCTGGAATACATAAGttattgtagttattgttttagcttagaatgtttttatttgaactatcGTAAGAAGCGGGCATGatttgaaagtaattttgttGGCAGAATGTAAAAGTTGGATAAAACAAACTGCATTCACATTTTATTCTCATTGTTTGATACAGGATTGattctaaatgtttttgttgCCATCAAATTATTTGAGGctataaaagaaatttatttttgcttttgaaATGAAAGTTAGATACCATTTTCCGACTTTAACAAAATCAGCTAAAACTTTTCATAAGATTTCTAAACTATAATAcgttgttttcttttgttgattACACCTTTATGTTTATCCTTTTCAGAAAACTACGgccaaaaaacaaagaaaatgaaataaatcaacgTTACTTGGCATCTTCTGAAAACACATGCTACAAAATTTCAtcgaaaaaagtaaaatagataCTCAGTCATGTGGGCACATCAAATTAAACGACATTCTTCTCACATTTACGAACTTCCTGCAAAATTCCAGTTTTTCCGGGACGTGATTGAGGAGCCCTATCAGCTAGATATAGAACTAAACGTCACCAACGACCTAGCCGGATTAACTGAAAGGCCGAACGAAACAATTCTGAATGACACGAACTTTTTCTTTCCAATTGGATACCCACTTGCAATGCCCATTGTCGAGGCTGTAATGACAGCAGTATTACTTTCAGCAATCATGGTTGCCACAGTATTTGGAAATATCTTAGTAATAATCTCAATTTTCACCTACAGACCTCTCCGGAGCGTGCAAAATATCTTTCTGGTGTCTCTGGCTTGCGCTGACATTGCTGTTGCCATTCTCGTAATGCCACTTAATGTCACTTATTCTATTATTGGTCGTTGGGTTTTTGGACTTTGGGCATGCGAGATGTGGTTAACATGTGACGTCCTCTGTTGCACTGCTTCTATTCTAAGTCTTTGTGTGATTGCCCTAGATCGCTATTGGGCCATTCATGATCCGATCAATTACGCTCAGAAACGTACACTGAAAAGAGTTCTTCTTACCATTTTCATGGTTTGGGGAATCAGTGCTTTAATTTCCATTCCACCGCTGATTGGCTGGAATGATTGGCCTGAAGATTTTGCAGACACTACTCCATGTGCTCTGACAGAAGAGAAAGGGTACGTAGTATATTCATCTAGCGGTTCGTTTTTCATTCCGCTTGTTATCATGACTGTGGTTTATTTGAAGATATTCCAGGCAACCAAGCGTCGATTAAGAAAACGAGCGAAGCAAGTACCAAAACTATCATCAGCAGCCATGACAAACGACAATGAGAAGAGAGAAATTCCTCTACAGAGTCTCCAACCATGTCATAATGCTGACAATTCTACATCTGGGAAGCTTGATGCATCTGCGTTATTGGAAACAGAAATCGATGACCACGAAGAAAGCCCTAAAAGTTGTGACCGTCATCAAACTCGAAATGGCAGCCAGAAGGCACAGCAAGCAGGGACTGTGAAGCAGTACATGgaacaaagacaaaaaatatcTTTGTCTAAAGAACGTCGAGCAGCTCGTGTACTTGGAATAGTAATGGGTGTATTTGTCCTCTGCTGGCTTCCTTTCTTCTTGATGTACGTCATCCTCCCATTCTGCATCGATTGTACTATTTCTACACGTGTAGTCACTTTCATTACCTGGCTCGGTTATGTAAATTCTGCGTTAAACCCTGTTATTTACACAGTTTTTAATCCCGATTTCAGGAAAGCATTTCAGAGGCTTTTGTCTTCAAAATAATTATCTTgaataaattatcataataaaattatattatttattatttatcttttacgCGGATGCTTTCTGAAAATGACAGTTATATCTAACTATTCTATAAAAGTAGACCAAGAACTGGCAGAGAGTGACTTCCCTCAAATttctcagttcaaaattagggacggctactttTTTGGCTATTTCCGTATATCGTCAACGAACAAAATTACTCTTTAACAGTTCAATTAGGAAATTGACCTGTTGTTTCAAAGCGTGAATAATTGTTAAATTAAACCTACTTTTCGTCACTTTGAAATCGAAATGTTATATCTAGTTACTCTTTAATCTTTCAGTGCTTGACATTTCTAACTTCATTTTGAATTAACCAATTAGTAGCATAATATTCAATGTTTCTTATATCAAGGCAGATATTTCTTTTCTTCCGAAACACGCGATCTTATATTTTCTCCAGTGTGATTTTTGTCACATTGCGATGTATCACAATAGCATTATTGAAGTACATAAACGTGTGTGAACTTTGTTTGAAAGATAAAGTATTGTAAAACTGTAGTATTGTATgtcaaatacaaaacaatgaaagGTCATAGAATCATTCAAAACAGTTTTACCCTTCGTTTTCACGTTAATACACACtaactacattattttatgaaCTAATGGCATTCAACGTAGAAACATGTGTGAGCTTTGTATCTCCGCCGATTAATATTAAATGATTCAAGACCTCTCGACACTTTAACAACTTTGTTAGCTCAAAACATTTGACCaattttcacataattttgtgACTTAATGTACCTGTTCCATAAAAAcgaaagaataaatatttatagctaGTCGTTTTCTATCATCAAGGAAGACAAAATATGCAAGTTTGATCGTGATGCAATAGCCTCTGATGTGATTAAAGCTGGAATAACGAATGTACGAAAATTCGCATAATGAGTGTTTAACGTAACATTTATTAGcttgtttaaatgtgttttttctatACAGGGTTTGAGAAGGCGATGTTGCTACTTAGCTGAAAGGGCTCAATTTAGTATTACTGAATGAACCAACGAAATGCCCGTTTCTTACTTCTTACTGCAGAATTATTTATCTGAATAATCTTATGTAAAGGATTTTCTTAAATgttaaagaatgtatatatacatacgtaaATTTTAAGCTTTTATAATCGGTTTAGAAGTGAAGTTATTTTCAGACAAGGATTCTCACCTGGGGCTAACATGGCAATCCTGTAGCAACATTGTGAAAGCAGATCATGTATCACATATTCGCACTAGATAACAGTCTCTCTATTTTATTTGTTCCAGTTCTGTCAGAAGAATCTGTAATATTTGTTCGTACGTGCGTAGGTTTTAAGATGTGTATTATGAATTAGGTTATATAAAAGTCGACAAACTGACAGTACATCACTTCCGTTCCTATTAATCACAGAAAATAAAGGAAATTCACAAAAATACCCTCACAGAAATATAAGCGAAATAGAATTACGAAACTTGGAACTAAATATTACACAACCTCACACATACTAAACAATCAATAAACCAGATGTGGCTGTCATACATCACTCTTCAGGTAGTTGATTTGGCATGATATTTTAGATTAGTAGAGTTACATTAGACATCAAATGTAATTATCTAATGATGTTTTAGCCTTATACTGTACTTTTGATTACTCTCGTTTCTTATTTTTACTTCATCGAAATGgttgtttctaaataaataactCTCTTACCCGCAGTATCGATAGTCAGAGCTTATATGACTATTGACATTAATGACCTGTCTCTCAGTACTTAGAGATTGCAGCCTACAATACCTCTAACGAATTGTTTTTGTCTGTGTAATCATAAGAACTAGTGTTGTTTCTTAAGTAACACTGATCACTGTAATTAAGGCTAAAAACGTGTAGCATATACTTCTTCTGACACACTGCCATGTCTCAAAGCACTTATGAACCTAGTAAGTTGATgcgtttctgttttgttttctggtTTTCCTAGCCTATTGTTTTCCCCGACTCATTGGTTTGCCTAATGGTATCTACAGAATAGAATATTTATTCTTTCCGATACATGGACGTGTATTCATGGACCAGTGTATATGCTTACCTCGACACATTAACATGTTCCTTAGAGATTATGAGCTAcaatatgttgtttatttgtttggtttttctgGCATATTTTAACAACCCTTAAAATCACATGGTCTGCTGTTTATGACTTGTTCTGAAAAACCAGTCTGTATTATTTGATACCAGAATAATATATCCTGTAGTTACCTTCTAGGGATTCCTATGTTTCGTATACGATGCTGCAAGCATACATTCACCATTATctttagaaagtttaaaatattctatgttATTTACAATTAATCGTGTGTTTTTATGGATATGTTATACACATGGAAATATACGTCATTTTGTAACATAAGCTCAAAATGATCTATATATTAAAGAAAGTACCAAGAGgacatttaaataacaaatcaGGCTCTATTAGCGCTGAACATAGTGATCAGTAGAGACTTTAACAATTTATTCAGAATATTTTCCGTCTTATATATTCAAAGTCTTTTTTTTAGAAGTAGAGGAGTTGTTTTCCATCTCTTCGTAAAGCgaaatttattttgttctataGGAGTGCTTTCAATTAGATCCTCTGTCACACATCTGCGAAGGTGATTTGCATTagaaaacgttgtttttattgtatgaaGCTATAACAAGGGACCTTTAAGATGTAATTTAATTTGGTACCTTAAAAACAATTTGAAACGTAAAATTACGCAACATAATCCTCACAAAATTTGTACGAGTAAAATGATTTCAAGAGAAATTACTAAACTAAACCTAACTTGCTGCTCCTAAAAGTGTTGCAGATGGAAGGCAATATGGTTTCTTAGAGTGAAACTTTTTTAATGTAGTACAATTTTCTTCTTG from Tachypleus tridentatus isolate NWPU-2018 chromosome 1, ASM421037v1, whole genome shotgun sequence harbors:
- the LOC143253112 gene encoding putative G-protein coupled receptor No18, yielding MWAHQIKRHSSHIYELPAKFQFFRDVIEEPYQLDIELNVTNDLAGLTERPNETILNDTNFFFPIGYPLAMPIVEAVMTAVLLSAIMVATVFGNILVIISIFTYRPLRSVQNIFLVSLACADIAVAILVMPLNVTYSIIGRWVFGLWACEMWLTCDVLCCTASILSLCVIALDRYWAIHDPINYAQKRTLKRVLLTIFMVWGISALISIPPLIGWNDWPEDFADTTPCALTEEKGYVVYSSSGSFFIPLVIMTVVYLKIFQATKRRLRKRAKQVPKLSSAAMTNDNEKREIPLQSLQPCHNADNSTSGKLDASALLETEIDDHEESPKSCDRHQTRNGSQKAQQAGTVKQYMEQRQKISLSKERRAARVLGIVMGVFVLCWLPFFLMYVILPFCIDCTISTRVVTFITWLGYVNSALNPVIYTVFNPDFRKAFQRLLSSK